The nucleotide window CGGCAGCCGTGAAAGGGCGCCCTCGCCCACGTGGATCACGGGTGGCACGCGAAAGTCTCGGCCCTGGGGCATATCGGCCATGACGGTCTCCTCTGGCGGCCCTACAGCGACTGCTCGGCGACTTCCTCGAATCGCCCGAGCGAGCGAATGAAGCGTAGGTTCAGTTCACCGACTGGCCCGTTCCGTTGCTTGGCAATCGTCAGGCGCAGGTCCACGGGCTTTCCAATCACTTCGTCGTCGCGCTCGGGCTCGTGCAGGAAGACTACGACGTCAGCGTCCTGCTCGATGGACCCACTCTCGCGCAGGTCCGAAAGCCGGGGCGTGGGATTCGGTCGCTGCTCGACGGCGCGCGAGAGCTGGGCGCAGGCCACGACCGGAATGTTGAGCTCACGGGCTAGCGACTTCAGCGAGCGGGTGATCTCGGTGATCTCTTGCACCCGGTTGTCGCGGTAGGTCGCCGAGCTCATCAGCTGCAAGTAGTCGACGATCAGCAACCCGATAGTGTGCTCCAGGTGCATGCGCCGGGCCTTCCCCCGCAGCTCGAGCACGGTCAGCGACGGCGAATCGTCGATCAGGATTGGGTACTCGGCAAGCTCGGCCATAGCCTCCACGGCCTTGGCAATCTCCGCGTCGCTGAGCTCGCCGTCCCGAATCCGCATGGAGTCGACGCGGGCGCGATTGCCCACGATCCGCTGCGCCAGCTGATGTCCCGGCATCTCCAGCGCGAAGAAGCCGACCGGCACGTCGTTGTGCATGGCGGCGTGCAGCGCCAATTGCAGGGCGAACGCCGTCTTCCCCATGCCGGGCCGCGCCGCCAGGACGATCAAGTCGGAGCGCTGCAGGCCGCCCGTCAACCGGTCCAGTTCGCCGATGCCGGTCGCCACGCCGCTCAGGACGCCTCGATGTTGCAGCCGGAACATCAGTTGCTCTTCGAACACGTGCATCACCGCGCGCAGCGACTCGAAGTCGCGCGTCCCCATCTCGTT belongs to Chloroflexota bacterium and includes:
- the dnaB gene encoding replicative DNA helicase; this encodes MTTEIERLPPQDLDAERSLLGSLLIDSDAVSTVSGKIQPDDFYREQHRAIFEAVTNIASRNERSDSVTVSDELRRTESLELAGGPPYIADLINAVPTAFHVEHYASIVRRTGILRRIIQAATQMAGASYRAGADPDDVLDLAESLIFSIANEMGTRDFESLRAVMHVFEEQLMFRLQHRGVLSGVATGIGELDRLTGGLQRSDLIVLAARPGMGKTAFALQLALHAAMHNDVPVGFFALEMPGHQLAQRIVGNRARVDSMRIRDGELSDAEIAKAVEAMAELAEYPILIDDSPSLTVLELRGKARRMHLEHTIGLLIVDYLQLMSSATYRDNRVQEITEITRSLKSLARELNIPVVACAQLSRAVEQRPNPTPRLSDLRESGSIEQDADVVVFLHEPERDDEVIGKPVDLRLTIAKQRNGPVGELNLRFIRSLGRFEEVAEQSL